In Sediminispirochaeta bajacaliforniensis DSM 16054, the following proteins share a genomic window:
- a CDS encoding VpaChn25_0724 family phage protein: METIFTPNQRMLILQGLKNDAGHNLSNEMLQRLLKEYGHAVGISEVNEQINWLEQRGYVKTKRMGATPLVIVTIARPGLDVAEGFIRAEGIDPPLEE; this comes from the coding sequence ATGGAAACCATTTTTACACCGAATCAGCGGATGCTCATATTGCAGGGTTTGAAGAATGATGCTGGCCATAATCTATCCAATGAAATGCTACAGCGGTTGCTGAAAGAATATGGTCATGCTGTAGGCATATCAGAGGTAAACGAACAGATTAACTGGCTGGAACAAAGAGGATATGTCAAAACCAAAAGGATGGGAGCCACTCCTTTGGTAATCGTTACCATTGCACGGCCAGGGCTTGATGTCGCTGAGGGATTTATTCGGGCAGAGGGGATTGATCCTCCACTGGAGGAATGA
- a CDS encoding DUF3486 family protein, with protein MGQKSAIDRLPAHLRTKLQEMLADPAVTQTEIVDAINDEAGESLVSKSSVNRYAKRMKRFAEKNRQAKEVADAYIEKFGAEGRNKLGKVVNEQIRLAAFDLISEIDDLKEEGEIAPELVTDIIFKVSRGLKDLETAEKLNAERESEIRNRTLAEAAEVVDKTAKAKGLTPATVDLIKREILGL; from the coding sequence ATGGGACAAAAAAGCGCTATTGACCGATTGCCAGCGCATCTGAGAACCAAGTTGCAGGAGATGCTCGCTGATCCAGCGGTAACACAGACGGAAATTGTCGATGCCATAAACGATGAAGCAGGAGAGAGTCTGGTATCTAAAAGTTCGGTAAATCGTTATGCCAAGAGAATGAAACGATTTGCGGAAAAGAACCGCCAGGCTAAGGAAGTGGCCGATGCCTATATCGAAAAATTTGGTGCCGAGGGCAGGAACAAACTTGGAAAAGTCGTAAACGAGCAGATCCGTCTTGCCGCCTTTGACTTGATATCTGAGATTGATGATCTCAAGGAAGAAGGAGAAATCGCACCGGAACTGGTTACCGATATCATATTCAAAGTTTCCAGAGGGCTCAAGGATTTGGAAACGGCTGAAAAATTGAATGCCGAAAGAGAATCGGAAATCAGAAACCGTACTCTTGCCGAAGCCGCTGAAGTTGTTGATAAAACAGCAAAGGCCAAAGGCCTTACCCCCGCCACGGTGGACCTGATTAAACGCGAAATTTTAGGGCTATGA